The Streptomyces collinus DNA segment GGTGGTTGAGCTTCAGTCCCCGGGCGCGGCGCTTCTCGGCCACGTCGGCCGCCACGTGGATCAGCAGTCGTTCTTGCTCGTGCGGGGTCAGTTGCACGTCCCACCTCACAGTCCTCGCTCCGGGCCGTGCGGGGCCCGGCTGCCGCGGCCACGGGGCAAAGTGCCAGGTGGCGTGGAGCGGCAGGCTAGTTGGACCGCGTTTCGGGCACGTTAACCGAGCTGTGATCCACCGGTAGCGGCGTCCTCGGCCCGCATGGTGGTCAGCGCCCGCAGACCGTCCTGGAGGACCTCGACCGGTGCCGGTCCGAAGAGGGATTGCTGGGCGATGAAGCCGAGGACGCAGGCGATCATCGTGCGGGCCACATGGTCCGGAGTCACGTCGGCGCGCATCATCCCGGCCCGCTGGTAGCCCTCGACGATCTCCCCCCAGGCCGCGCGGACCGAGCCGTAGCCCTCCCGCAGGATGAGCGCCAGCTCTTCGTTGCGCAGGGTCTCCGTCCACACCTGGATGACGAGTCGCGGAAAGGCGGGCCGGCCGTCGACGACCAGGGACTCACGGGCGGCCAGCGTCCGGCCGAGGACGGAGGCGACGAGTCGGTCCGGCGGCGGGGGCGGGCTGAGCCGCACCGCCTCCTCGAAGGCGTCGCGGACCGAACCGAGCACCTCGGCGACGATCGCGCCGATCAGCTCCTCCTTGCCGCTGAAGTAGCGGTACACGGCACCCGCCGAGAGGTCGGCCTCCTTCAGCACGTCCTGCATGGACGTGGCGTGGAAGCCGTTGCGGGCGAAGCACAGCGCGGCACCGTCGAGGATCTGGCGGCGGCGGGCGTCGAGATGTTCCTGGGACACGCGAGCCATGGTCACAAAGTAAAACGAATATTCATTCTTGACAAGGCGCAGCGAGCGGAGCACGGTGAGAGCAGAGCAAAACGAACGATCCTTCTTTTTAGCTGCTCCGCTCCGGTCCGCTCCGGTCCGCTCATCCCAGGAGACCCCCATGCCTTCCCGCAACCGCCATGTGATCGCGGTCGTCCTCCTCGTGCCCGTCCTGGCCGCCCTCGCCCTGTGGGCCTTCGCCTGGCCGGCCTCCCGCATCGCGCCCCGCGACCTGCCGCTCGGCGTGGCCGGGCCGCCGGCCGCCGCGGCCCAGGTCGAGAAGCAGCTGGAGCGGCACGAGGGTGCCTTCGAGATCCACCGCTACGCCGACGAGGCCGCCGCCCGGGAGGCCATCAGGGACCGGAGCGTGTACGGCGCGGTCGTGGTCACGCGGCAGGGGCCCGAACTGCTCACCGCGTCCGCGGCCGGGCCGGTCGTCGCGCAGTTCCTCCAGCAGGCCGTGGGGCAGCAGGCCGCCGCCGGAGGCGCACAGGTCAAGACGGTCGATGTCGTGCCCACCCCGGCCAGTGACCCGCGCGGCGCCGCACTGAGCGCCGCCGTACTGCCCCTCGCCCTGGCCGGCATCGCGGCGGGCGCCGTGGTCACCCTGCTCGGACTGCGCGGCGTCCGCGCCGCGCTCGCACTGCTCGGCGCGTCCGCCCTGGTGGGCGTGGTGGCGGCCGGGATCGCGCACAGCTGGCTCGGGGCGCTCGGCGGCGACTGGTGGGCGGAAGCGGGGGTGCTCGCACTGTCCACGCTGGCCGTCGGCGGTGCCGTCGCCGGGCTCGCCGCCCTGGTCGGCCCGGCCGGTACGGGCATCGGAGCCGCCGTGGTGATGCTGATCGGCAACCCCTTCTCCGGCGCCACCTCGGCCCCGCAGATGCTGCCGGAGCCGGCCGGTGCGATCGGCCAGTGGCTGCCGCCCGGCGCGGGGACGACCCTGCTGCGCTCGGTGTCCTCCTTCGACGGTGCGGCGGCGACCGGCCCCACACTGACCCTGGCCTGGTGGGCGGTGCTGGGCCTGGGCGCCGTACTGCTCGGCAGCTCGCTCCGGGCCCGGAGGACGGGCAGCGAACCCGCGGCCGACCGGCGGGAGCTCTCCGCCGTCGCCTGACCGCCGGCCGACGCGCCCGAGCGCTGTCACACCATGCGACCGTGCGCCCCCGCCGTAGCGGACGGGAGCGCACGGTCTTCCGTCTGTCCGGTTCGGTCCTAGGCCGGGCCGGCCCCGCGGTGTTCCGCCGCGATGCCGAACCGCTGGGGTTCGCCGGGAGCGGACGCGACCTCGCGGACCGTGGAGACCGCGCTGATCACCTGCTCCTCCGCGGACTCGGCGAGCTCCCGGGTCTCTTCGAGTCGCCGCAGGTCATCGGCCGATACGAGGGCGACGAGGGGCTTGCCGTGCCGGGTGACGACGACGCGTTCACCGCCGTACACCACGCGGTTGATCAGGTCGGCGAGCTCAGCCCTGGCTTGCGTCACCGGAATCTCGTAGGCCATGTCCCCATCATAACGTGACGTACGTCCTGTACATTTTTTACAGAGACAGCCGTCGCCGGAGACGGCTGCGCCGTGAGGAGGGGTTCGTCATGACTCGACCGTCCGCCCGCCATGTGCTGCCCGAGTTCACCGAACGCACGGGGTCCGGGAAACGGACGATGGATCCGTACTCGAAGCTTCTGGAGGAGCGGATCGTCTTCCTCGGGGCTCCCGTGGACGAGACCTCGGCGAACGACGTCATGGCCCAGTTCATGCACCTGGAGCACCAGGCCCCGGAGCGGGACATCTCGCTCTACATCAATTCCCCCGGCGGCACCTTCCACGCGATGACGGCGATCCACGACACGATGCAGTACGTCTCCTGCGACGTGGAGACGATCTGCCTGGGCCAGGCCGGCGCCGCCTCCTCGGTGCTGCTGGCGGCGGGCACGCCCGGCAAGCGATTCGCCCTGCCCGACGCCCGCCTGGTGATCCATCAGCCCGCGCTGCCCGAGCCGGTCCGGGGGCAGGCCAGTGATCTGGCGATCCAGGCGGACGAGTTGACGCGCATCCGGGTCCGGATGGAGGAGCTGCTCGCGCTGCACACGGGTCGCACCCGGGAGCAGGTGAGCGCGGACATCGAGCGGGACAAGATCCTCACCGCCCAGGAAGCGGTGGAATACGGCCTGGTGGACGGGATCATCCCCAGCCGCAAGGCCACCCTCGCCCCGCCGACCGGTCGGTGAGGTCCCGGTGCTCCCGCCCGAACTGCCGCCGCTGCCCGCCCTGACGCGCGCCGAGGCGGAACTGATCGACCGTTACCTCGATGTCGTCGACCTGCTGGGCCGCATCAACCCGGCGCAGGACGGCGACACCTACCGGGGACTGCGCGCCGCCCAGGCGCTGGTCGGCAAGGCCACCGCACTGCGCGACGCGTTGGCCCTGATGCATCAGCGGGGCGAGACGGAACTGCACGCCGGCACGCTGGCCCGGGCGCTGCGTGTGCTGGACGGCGAGCGGCGCACGGCCCGGCTCACCCTGCCCCCGGAGTCCGTCAGTTGACGCGGAAGCGCCGGCCCGGACACCCGCGCCGTCACCGGAGCGTCCGGAGCTGAGTCGAAACGGACCAAAAGACGTACCCCTGTTCGGAGTAGGCGGGAGACCGATTTTGGGGCCGTTCCGGTTGCGCAACGCGCGTAGCCCAGGGACGGAATGGGGCATTCCGTCCCTGGTCCGGGGGTCCGCGAATGCGTGGACAGTGGCTCGAACGCACACGTGTCCACCCGAACGGGTGAGTGGTGAGTAACAACACAAACCCCCGGTTCCGTTGGGAAATCCGGACAGGCATGCGCCAAGATCCCTGTCTGACGACAAGCCCCCGCCGCTGTGGCGGGGCGATCCGGGCGGACGCCGAATCCTGCCGCCGCCCGGATGACCGGTCGACAGGAGTGGATCGGCAGGAGTGGAGGACCCAAGCACGACGGGTCGCCGGGACGGTCACGCCATGACCTCGCCCGAGCAGCCCTTGGGGTGAAGCCGCGTCAGCGGCCGGGCAACTTCGCCAGCCCGAATCCGACAGGTCATCCTTCACAGGCGGCTGACGAAGGGTTGCGCATGACTGCGCTCAATCGTGTCCCGTCGCTCATGGTCCGGGCCGGCACGGCCTCGGCGCTCACCATCGCCGCCGTGGGCGGTTCGATCGTGGCGCCCGGCTTCACCTCCGAGGCCGCGGCAGCCACGCCGGCGACCAAGGCACTCCAGATCGCGGCCTCCAAGAAGGGTTCGCCCTACAAGTACGGGGCCACCGGTCCGCACCGGTTCGACTGCTCCGGGCTCACGCTCTACTCGTTCAAGAAGGCCGGCAAGAAGCTCCCCCGTACGGCTGCCCAGCAGTACAACAAGACGCGCCACATCTCCGCCAAGAACCGCAAGGCGGGAGACCTGGTGTTCTTCCACTCGGGCAGCAACGTGTACCACGTCGGTATCTACGCGGGTAAGAACAAGCTCTGGCACTCCCCGAAGAGCGGGGACGTGGTGCGACTGCAGAAGCTCTGGACCAAGAGCGTCTGGTACGGGCGCGTGAAGTGATCCGCTCGGCGTGCGGCGGCGTCCTGACGCGCCGCCGCACGCCGGAGCGTGACACGGGCTCACATGGATACCCGTGACCCCATGGCCGAGCACCGCCCCTGCACCGCACGCAACGAGACTCCGCTGCAACGCGCCGACCGCAACTTCGTGGAGCTGCTCCAGGAACTCCGCGTCACCCAGACGGGCGTGCAGATCCTCTTCGCCTTCCTGCTGTCGCTGGCCTTCACCTCGCGCTTCGAGGATCTCGACACGGTCCAGTGCGTCACCTACGTCATCACCCTGCTGCTGGCGGTCCTGGCAGCCGCGCTCTTCACCGCGCCGGCCGCGCTGCACCGCTCCCTCTTCCAGCAGGGCGCCAAGCCCCGCATCGTGCAGGTCTCCTCGCGCCTGGCCACCATCGGCCTGAGCGTGCTGGTGTTCGCGTTCAGCGGTTCCGTGCTGCTGGTGGTCGACGTGACCACGGGCCGGGCCGGCGGTATCGCCGCGGGCGCCGCGACGTTCCTGGTCTGTGTCGGCCTGTGGGGGCTGCTCCCGCGGCTGGTGCGGCGGGCGGGGCTGCGCAAGGAGGCGGACGCCACCGGGGAGACCGCCGAGGAAGGACCGGACCAGGGCGACGTCAAGGTCCCCGCACTGCTGCGGCGAACCGTGAGGCAGCCGTCCGGGCTTCGAGGAGCGGCAGCGCACCGGGAGGCGTCGGCACGGCACCGGTGACGGCCTCGCACTCCGGCGGGCCGAAGGGCTCGGAGCGGGCGTCGTAGCCGTGGGTGGCCCGGATGTCGGTGGCGCGGGCCGGGGGTGCGTGGAGGGCACCCGTCGGGGAGGTCTTTTCGGGTCCTGCTGGGAGTGACTAGGGCTCCTGCTGCACCGCCGTCGTCAGCGGCTGCGCCGGGACGGCCCACGGGAGTTCGATCGAGATGGTCTTGCCGCCCTCACGGGTGGGGCGGATGCGGAGCCTGCCGCCGCATTCCGCGGTCAGCCAGCGGATGATGACCAGGCCGCGGCCGTTGTCCTGCTGTACGGCGGCGGGCAGGCGTCTGGGGAAGCGCGGATGACTGTCCGTGACACCGATGCGCAGGTGCTCATCGCGGTCGAGCTCGACACCCACGGTGAAGGTGGGTGACTGGCCGAAGGTGTGCTGCACGGCGTTGGTGGCGAGCTCGGAGATGATCAGCCGGACGGTGTCGGACACCTCCGTGTCCGCCGGCAGGCCCCACTCCGCCAGCGTGCCCACCACGTACGCACGCGCTGCGGAGACCGAGGCTGGATCGCTCGGCAGAGTGACGGATGCTTCCAAATGGTCTGCCATGGCGTCGTCGTCCCTTTCCCACGGGACCACAGCCCGACGCGGAGCGGATGGTTCGAGTACGGTCCCGGACTGGTGTTTCGTCGCCAGAGTGCCACCAGAACGCCCGCGAAGGGCTGCGATCCACCAAGATGTGCATATATCTGTCGCTCAAAGCGGTGAACTCTGCGACGCGAGGCCGTATTTGGGTGGCTCGGAAGGAGTAAGGAGGAGCCATGCAGCACGGTCCCGCGGTGCGCCGCCGGAAACTGGGCGCCGAACTGCGTGCGCTGCGCACCTCTGCGGGGCTCACGAGCGGTGAGGCGGCCCGGCTGGTGGGCTGGCACCAGTCCAAGGTCAGCCGGATCGAGACGGGCACGAGCGGGGTGAAACCGGCCGACGTGCGGCTACTTCTCGACGCCTACGTCGTGGCGGACTCTCAACTCCGCGAACTGCTCATGGCGTTGGCGGGGTCCGACGACAGCGGCGGCCGGCACCACTGGTGGCACGCCTACCGCGGGGTGCTGCCGCCGACCTACTGGGACTTCATCAGTCTGGAGTCCCAGGCCGGCGCGATGCGCACGCTGGAGACCACGGTCGTGCCGGGCCTGCTCCAGACGCCCGAATACGCGCGTGCGGTGACGCGGGCGGCGGTGGAGGGGCTCCCGGAGGACCGGCTCGACACTCTGGTGGAAGTGCGGCTGGCCCGGCAGGACGTGCTGCGCGCCGATCCCCCACTGAGACTCAGCGCCGTCCTGGACGAGGCGGTGCTGCGGCGGGAGGTCGGCGGGCCCGGGGTCATGACCCGCCAGCTCGAGCGGCTGGTCGAGGCGGCGCGGCTGCCCCAAGTGCGCCTCCAGGTCCTGCCGTTCGCGGCCGGGGCGCACATCGGCGTCACCGGACCTTTCGTTATCTTCTCATTTTCGAGCACTTCTGATCTGGATGTGGTTGTTCTCGACCACTTGACGAGTAGCCTCTACCTCGAACGGAAAGAAGACCTCCAGGCCTACACGGAGGCCTTCAACGCCCTTCAGATCCACGCCCTTTCGCCCGAGGACTCGTTGGATTTCATCGCCGGGACAGCCGCCGGCGCGTAAGGAGGCACCATGCGTGCACTGCCTCGTCACGTCCCCTCAAGCACCGAACTGCACGGTGTGCGGTGGTTGCGCAGCAGCTACAGCACCGGCGCGAACAACTGCGTCGAGACCGCGTGTCCGGACGCCCCGCCCTGGGCCGGACTGCTCGCCGTGCGCGACTCCAAGACCCCGTCCGGACCCGCACTGCTCTTCTCCCCGGGGAGCTGGGCCGCGTTCGCGGCCGGGGTGGACCGCATGTAACCCCGTCCGGTCAGACCGTCATCGCGCGACGCACGGCCGTGTCACGCCGACTCATGGCCGCGTCTCGCCGATCAGCCCCACAGCGCGTTCGATCTGCTGACCGGTCAGGTCGGCGCGGGCGGTCAGCCTGAGCCGGGAGATGCCGTCGGGCACGGAGGGAGGACGGAAGCACCCCACGGCCAGGCCCGCCGCGCGGCACCGTGCCGCCCAGTTCACGGCGTCCTCGGGAGAGGGCGCGCGCACCGAGACCACCGCGGCGTCCGGACGCACCGCTTCCAGACCCGCGGCGGTCAGGCGTGCGTGCAGTTCGCCCGCCACCGCGCGGGCCCGCGCCGCCCGTTCCGGTTCGCGGCGCAGCAACCGCAGGGCCGACAGGGCCGCCCCCGCCGCGGCGGGGGCGAGTCCGGTGTCGAAGATGAACGTGCGGGCGGCGTTGACCAGGTGCTCGACGACCCGGGCCGGGCCGAGGACGGCTCCGCCCTGGCTGCCCAGCGACTTGGACAGCGTGACCGTCGCGACGACGTCGTCCGCGCCCGCGAGCCCCGCCGCCTGCGGGGCGCCGCGACCGCCGTCGCCGAGGACGCCCAGACCGTGGGCGTCGTCGACGACCAGTCCGGCGCCGTGCTCCCGGCAGGCCTCGGCCAGGGCGGCGAGGGGAGCCGCGTCGCCGTCGACCGAGAAGACCGTGTCGGACACGGCGATGGCC contains these protein-coding regions:
- a CDS encoding TetR/AcrR family transcriptional regulator → MARVSQEHLDARRRQILDGAALCFARNGFHATSMQDVLKEADLSAGAVYRYFSGKEELIGAIVAEVLGSVRDAFEEAVRLSPPPPPDRLVASVLGRTLAARESLVVDGRPAFPRLVIQVWTETLRNEELALILREGYGSVRAAWGEIVEGYQRAGMMRADVTPDHVARTMIACVLGFIAQQSLFGPAPVEVLQDGLRALTTMRAEDAATGGSQLG
- a CDS encoding ABC transporter permease, which codes for MPSRNRHVIAVVLLVPVLAALALWAFAWPASRIAPRDLPLGVAGPPAAAAQVEKQLERHEGAFEIHRYADEAAAREAIRDRSVYGAVVVTRQGPELLTASAAGPVVAQFLQQAVGQQAAAGGAQVKTVDVVPTPASDPRGAALSAAVLPLALAGIAAGAVVTLLGLRGVRAALALLGASALVGVVAAGIAHSWLGALGGDWWAEAGVLALSTLAVGGAVAGLAALVGPAGTGIGAAVVMLIGNPFSGATSAPQMLPEPAGAIGQWLPPGAGTTLLRSVSSFDGAAATGPTLTLAWWAVLGLGAVLLGSSLRARRTGSEPAADRRELSAVA
- a CDS encoding type II toxin-antitoxin system Phd/YefM family antitoxin, yielding MAYEIPVTQARAELADLINRVVYGGERVVVTRHGKPLVALVSADDLRRLEETRELAESAEEQVISAVSTVREVASAPGEPQRFGIAAEHRGAGPA
- a CDS encoding ATP-dependent Clp protease proteolytic subunit — encoded protein: MTRPSARHVLPEFTERTGSGKRTMDPYSKLLEERIVFLGAPVDETSANDVMAQFMHLEHQAPERDISLYINSPGGTFHAMTAIHDTMQYVSCDVETICLGQAGAASSVLLAAGTPGKRFALPDARLVIHQPALPEPVRGQASDLAIQADELTRIRVRMEELLALHTGRTREQVSADIERDKILTAQEAVEYGLVDGIIPSRKATLAPPTGR
- a CDS encoding C40 family peptidase; the encoded protein is MTALNRVPSLMVRAGTASALTIAAVGGSIVAPGFTSEAAAATPATKALQIAASKKGSPYKYGATGPHRFDCSGLTLYSFKKAGKKLPRTAAQQYNKTRHISAKNRKAGDLVFFHSGSNVYHVGIYAGKNKLWHSPKSGDVVRLQKLWTKSVWYGRVK
- a CDS encoding DUF6328 family protein — translated: MDTRDPMAEHRPCTARNETPLQRADRNFVELLQELRVTQTGVQILFAFLLSLAFTSRFEDLDTVQCVTYVITLLLAVLAAALFTAPAALHRSLFQQGAKPRIVQVSSRLATIGLSVLVFAFSGSVLLVVDVTTGRAGGIAAGAATFLVCVGLWGLLPRLVRRAGLRKEADATGETAEEGPDQGDVKVPALLRRTVRQPSGLRGAAAHREASARHR
- a CDS encoding ATP-binding protein, whose amino-acid sequence is MADHLEASVTLPSDPASVSAARAYVVGTLAEWGLPADTEVSDTVRLIISELATNAVQHTFGQSPTFTVGVELDRDEHLRIGVTDSHPRFPRRLPAAVQQDNGRGLVIIRWLTAECGGRLRIRPTREGGKTISIELPWAVPAQPLTTAVQQEP
- a CDS encoding helix-turn-helix domain-containing protein; translated protein: MQHGPAVRRRKLGAELRALRTSAGLTSGEAARLVGWHQSKVSRIETGTSGVKPADVRLLLDAYVVADSQLRELLMALAGSDDSGGRHHWWHAYRGVLPPTYWDFISLESQAGAMRTLETTVVPGLLQTPEYARAVTRAAVEGLPEDRLDTLVEVRLARQDVLRADPPLRLSAVLDEAVLRREVGGPGVMTRQLERLVEAARLPQVRLQVLPFAAGAHIGVTGPFVIFSFSSTSDLDVVVLDHLTSSLYLERKEDLQAYTEAFNALQIHALSPEDSLDFIAGTAAGA
- a CDS encoding DUF397 domain-containing protein translates to MRALPRHVPSSTELHGVRWLRSSYSTGANNCVETACPDAPPWAGLLAVRDSKTPSGPALLFSPGSWAAFAAGVDRM
- a CDS encoding 8-amino-7-oxononanoate synthase; this translates as MAFGWIDEQAELRARAGLVRTLRPRPADSPLLDLASNDYLGLARHPEVTEGAARAARTWGGGATGSRLVTGTTELHAELERELADFCGFEAALVFSSGYAANLAAVTALAPHGSLIVSDAGNHASLIDGCRLARGTTQVVAHAEPDASRKALAGHEGTAIAVSDTVFSVDGDAAPLAALAEACREHGAGLVVDDAHGLGVLGDGGRGAPQAAGLAGADDVVATVTLSKSLGSQGGAVLGPARVVEHLVNAARTFIFDTGLAPAAAGAALSALRLLRREPERAARARAVAGELHARLTAAGLEAVRPDAAVVSVRAPSPEDAVNWAARCRAAGLAVGCFRPPSVPDGISRLRLTARADLTGQQIERAVGLIGETRP